The following proteins are co-located in the Pyrobaculum calidifontis JCM 11548 genome:
- the speD gene encoding adenosylmethionine decarboxylase, which produces MAGGVGGRVVVGRHIYGNLYGCDREVLKDEAALITIVKEAVRVANAMLLSIGSYRFGPSGGLTVFAVVAESHISIHTWPEHGFATVDVYTCGDHTDPKAAFDYIVSKLKPHRVEVYFGDRSMYSE; this is translated from the coding sequence ATGGCGGGGGGCGTGGGGGGCAGAGTGGTAGTGGGGAGACACATATACGGCAACTTGTACGGGTGTGACCGAGAGGTGTTAAAAGACGAGGCGGCTCTTATAACAATTGTAAAAGAGGCTGTGCGTGTGGCAAACGCCATGTTGCTCTCAATAGGGTCCTACCGCTTTGGCCCCAGTGGAGGACTCACAGTATTCGCCGTAGTGGCCGAGAGTCACATATCAATCCACACTTGGCCAGAGCATGGATTTGCCACAGTAGATGTATATACGTGCGGCGACCACACCGACCCCAAGGCGGCCTTTGACTACATAGTATCTAAGCTAAAGCCGCACAGAGTAGAGGTGTACTTCGGCGACCGCTCGATGTACAGCGAGTAA
- the hxlB gene encoding 6-phospho-3-hexuloisomerase: MVTYFKQAYIEISTFIAKALEKLNLEEVEKFVKSLEDAYKTNKKILVVGVGRSGLVGRAFAMRLRHLGARSYVIGETITPSVEEGDLVVAISGSGATQIIVAVAEAAKKMKAKVVAVTSYYDSPLARLADLVVYVPGRTKLASMDDYFARQILGIHEPLSPLGTLFEDTAMVFLDAVIAELMKRLGKNESEMAKRHANIEIP; encoded by the coding sequence ATGGTTACATATTTTAAACAGGCGTATATAGAAATTTCGACTTTTATCGCGAAGGCTCTTGAAAAGCTTAACTTGGAAGAAGTTGAAAAATTTGTAAAATCGCTAGAAGACGCGTACAAGACGAATAAGAAGATTCTTGTTGTCGGCGTCGGCAGAAGCGGCCTCGTAGGCCGCGCCTTCGCCATGAGGCTACGCCACCTGGGGGCCAGGTCCTACGTAATAGGCGAGACTATTACGCCGTCTGTAGAAGAGGGCGACTTAGTGGTCGCCATATCTGGTAGCGGAGCTACACAGATAATAGTAGCAGTGGCAGAGGCAGCCAAGAAGATGAAGGCAAAGGTTGTAGCTGTGACCTCCTACTACGACTCGCCGCTGGCACGCCTCGCCGACTTAGTCGTCTATGTGCCAGGTAGAACAAAGCTGGCCTCAATGGACGACTACTTCGCGAGACAAATCCTCGGAATCCACGAGCCGCTGTCCCCCCTCGGCACCCTCTTCGAAGACACCGCAATGGTCTTCCTCGACGCAGTCATAGCAGAGCTCATGAAGCGGCTAGGCAAAAACGAAAGCGAAATGGCAAAACGGCACGCCAACATAGAAATTCCCTAA
- a CDS encoding lysine exporter LysO family protein, which translates to MFEVVKYVAPIAFGYLIGVIIKKRPPQLLFTVVVVALVFFVSANAAGVVLGNLATFLVVSLLYALALVVVTAVLGSLVDRGSAGGSVGRPSISIYVATSLVAGLVVGGFYKANYAALIDPLLIFLLLVAGIDMAGVGLKWEKRALLAPAVALAGAAAVAPLFTLTLGITPAVAFGLGWYSFTGPYLASAGDEVGGAYGLLVNFLREQLTFLLGPLLARRFSRVGVLAAGGATTMDNTLPLYVALYGPSFSLYAFANGVVLTFLVPAIVPLVHTLALHP; encoded by the coding sequence GTGTTTGAGGTAGTGAAATACGTAGCGCCAATAGCGTTTGGGTATCTCATCGGCGTTATAATTAAGAAGAGGCCTCCTCAACTCCTCTTCACAGTCGTTGTAGTGGCTTTGGTGTTTTTCGTTTCTGCAAATGCGGCGGGCGTTGTCTTGGGAAATCTCGCCACGTTCCTCGTCGTGTCCCTCCTCTACGCCCTGGCCCTTGTGGTAGTCACCGCAGTCTTGGGCTCGCTTGTGGATAGAGGCAGCGCCGGGGGCTCAGTGGGGCGACCCTCTATCTCCATCTACGTGGCCACGTCGCTCGTGGCAGGGCTAGTTGTCGGCGGCTTTTACAAGGCCAACTACGCCGCTTTGATAGACCCCCTCCTGATCTTCCTCCTCCTCGTAGCTGGAATTGACATGGCCGGGGTTGGGCTTAAGTGGGAGAAGAGGGCCCTCCTGGCGCCCGCCGTGGCGCTGGCGGGGGCTGCGGCAGTGGCGCCTCTCTTCACCCTCACGCTCGGCATTACACCAGCAGTGGCATTTGGGCTAGGGTGGTACTCCTTCACTGGCCCCTACTTGGCGAGTGCCGGAGATGAGGTCGGCGGGGCCTACGGCCTCCTTGTAAACTTCTTGAGGGAGCAACTCACCTTCCTCCTGGGGCCCCTACTCGCCAGGAGGTTCAGCCGGGTCGGCGTACTGGCAGCCGGCGGCGCAACTACCATGGACAACACGCTCCCCCTCTACGTAGCCCTCTACGGCCCCTCCTTTTCTCTATACGCCTTCGCCAACGGCGTAGTCTTGACGTTCCTCGTGCCAGCGATTGTCCCACTAGTCCACACCCTAGCCCTACACCCCTAG
- the tpiA gene encoding triose-phosphate isomerase, whose amino-acid sequence MRLPILIINFKAYREAAGKRAVELAKAAEKVAKELGVSIAVAPNHLELALVAASVDIPVYAQGVDVEKAGAYTAHVALENLREAGAVGVILNHSEAPLKLNDLAKYVEGGKAMGLDVVVCAPDPLTSLAAAALGPHAVAVEPPELIGTGRAVSKYKPETVVKTVELVSAHFPNVAVITGAGIESGEDVEAALRLGTRGVLLASAAVKAKDPYQKIMELAKPLVAAGPP is encoded by the coding sequence ATGAGGTTACCAATTCTTATCATAAACTTTAAGGCGTATCGCGAGGCGGCTGGGAAGAGGGCTGTGGAGCTTGCCAAGGCCGCGGAGAAGGTGGCTAAGGAACTTGGCGTCAGTATAGCGGTAGCGCCCAACCACCTCGAGCTGGCCCTTGTAGCGGCGTCGGTAGACATCCCCGTGTATGCCCAGGGAGTCGACGTAGAGAAGGCTGGGGCCTACACAGCGCATGTGGCTCTTGAGAACTTGAGGGAGGCGGGGGCGGTGGGGGTTATCTTGAACCACAGCGAGGCACCCCTCAAGCTCAACGATTTGGCTAAGTACGTGGAGGGCGGAAAGGCGATGGGCTTAGACGTCGTTGTCTGTGCGCCAGACCCTCTGACCTCGCTGGCGGCCGCGGCGTTGGGGCCTCACGCCGTCGCCGTAGAGCCGCCGGAGCTCATTGGCACAGGCCGCGCCGTGTCTAAGTACAAGCCAGAGACTGTGGTAAAGACGGTTGAGCTCGTCTCTGCCCACTTCCCCAATGTGGCCGTGATAACTGGCGCGGGGATTGAAAGTGGAGAAGACGTGGAGGCCGCGCTCAGGCTTGGGACAAGGGGGGTCCTTCTCGCAAGCGCCGCGGTCAAGGCTAAAGACCCCTATCAGAAGATTATGGAGCTGGCAAAGCCCTTGGTCGCGGCAGGGCCGCCTTAG
- a CDS encoding 30S ribosomal protein S6e — MPTFKLVLSDPLSGKARQFEIKDPLAQRFVGLRIGEEIDGTVLKELIELPKGVKIRITGGSGVEGAPMHPGVPGPVKRYILADGPPGYRPRKRGMRKKKLVRGDTITDSIVQINAVLVYPEGYSGPPAIPLGAKELEKLKGGKTEEAAASQ; from the coding sequence GTGCCGACGTTTAAGCTGGTGCTATCAGACCCACTCTCGGGCAAGGCTAGGCAGTTCGAGATAAAAGATCCCTTGGCACAGCGATTTGTGGGTCTTAGAATAGGCGAGGAGATAGACGGCACCGTGTTGAAAGAGCTGATAGAGCTTCCAAAGGGCGTCAAAATAAGGATAACTGGCGGAAGCGGCGTCGAAGGCGCGCCAATGCACCCAGGCGTCCCAGGCCCCGTCAAGAGGTACATCCTGGCCGACGGGCCCCCGGGCTATAGGCCGCGGAAGAGGGGTATGAGAAAGAAGAAGCTGGTGAGAGGCGACACAATAACCGACTCAATTGTGCAAATAAACGCAGTCTTAGTCTATCCAGAGGGCTACAGCGGACCTCCGGCAATACCTCTTGGAGCTAAGGAGTTGGAAAAACTGAAGGGCGGAAAAACAGAGGAGGCGGCCGCCTCCCAGTAG
- the acnA gene encoding aconitate hydratase AcnA, giving the protein MSIEKIEVGGRSFRIYSLKSLEREGYDVARLPYSIRVLLENVMRNLDGRDITREHLERLARWNPKAPEGEVAIKVSRVIMQDYTGVPAVVDLATMRDIVAKMGKDPSIVNPQVPVDLVIDHSVQVDFWGSREALRRNIELEIERNRERYRFLKWAQQAFKNFRVFPPGTGIIHQVNLEYLAKVVMTEGDLAYFETLVGMDSHTTMINGLGVVGWGVGGVEAEAAMLGEPITIRVPRVVGVHMYGEPRPGVTATDIVLAITEALRKVDVVDAFVEFFGEGVKKLAVPDRATIANMAPEYGSTTGLFPVDENTLSYLKATGRPAEHVALVEAYYRAQGVFGGVEGAEYSQVVELDLSAVERNVAGPTLPWQRRTLAEVPKSFAEFLQERKKRGRKAVEIEIDGKRVLFGDGDVVIAAITSCTNTSNPYLLVAAGLLAKRAVELGLRPPPYVKTSFAPGSRAAAEILERSGLQKYLDELGFHVVAFGCTTCIGNSGPLPEPVAKAIKEHDIMAAAVLSGNRNFEARVHPDVRAAYLASPPLVVAYALAGTVNKNLDSEPLAKTPDGKLVYLKDIWPTPQEVNRVVEEWLDPAIYVEKYSKVDEYVPEWKALEAPSGLLYPWRADDTYIQPSPLFETEVKLEDIKGARPLLILGDSITTDHISPAGAITKDNPAGQYLLSLGVKPSEFNTFGARRGNWQVMVRGTFSSKGYRNKIGNLEGGLTIKFPEGKVMTVYEAAEAYKKEGTPVIIIAGKNYGAGSSRDWAAKGPKLLGVRAVIAESFERIHRSNLTMVGIVPIQLPPGVKVDDLGLDGSETFDILGLSDLAPGKEVVIRIHRRDGRVDEIKARAAVYTWAEVEYIKHGGILPYVLKKLLSRA; this is encoded by the coding sequence ATGTCTATAGAGAAGATAGAGGTTGGAGGGAGGAGCTTCCGCATCTACTCGCTTAAGTCGCTTGAGAGAGAGGGGTACGACGTGGCTAGACTGCCCTACTCGATAAGAGTATTGTTAGAGAACGTAATGAGGAACTTAGATGGGCGGGATATAACCCGGGAGCACTTGGAGAGACTTGCCCGGTGGAATCCCAAGGCGCCTGAGGGCGAGGTGGCCATCAAGGTCTCGCGCGTAATTATGCAGGACTACACGGGGGTTCCCGCCGTCGTTGACTTGGCCACGATGCGGGATATTGTGGCCAAGATGGGGAAAGACCCCTCTATTGTGAATCCGCAGGTGCCAGTGGATCTGGTAATTGACCACTCGGTGCAAGTGGACTTCTGGGGGTCTAGAGAGGCTCTGAGGCGAAATATTGAGCTAGAGATCGAGAGGAATAGGGAGCGCTACCGCTTTTTGAAGTGGGCGCAGCAGGCTTTTAAGAACTTTAGGGTGTTTCCCCCCGGCACGGGGATTATACACCAGGTGAATTTGGAGTACTTGGCCAAGGTCGTGATGACGGAGGGGGACTTGGCCTACTTTGAGACGTTGGTGGGGATGGACAGCCACACGACTATGATAAACGGCCTCGGCGTGGTGGGCTGGGGCGTGGGCGGCGTAGAGGCGGAGGCCGCGATGCTGGGAGAGCCCATCACGATCCGCGTGCCGAGAGTGGTGGGCGTCCACATGTACGGCGAGCCTAGGCCCGGCGTCACTGCGACTGACATAGTGCTAGCGATTACCGAGGCCCTCCGCAAGGTGGACGTAGTTGACGCCTTTGTGGAATTCTTCGGCGAGGGAGTAAAGAAGTTGGCCGTCCCCGACAGGGCCACCATCGCCAACATGGCCCCCGAGTACGGCTCTACCACCGGCCTATTCCCAGTGGACGAGAACACCCTCTCGTATCTCAAGGCCACGGGCAGGCCGGCTGAGCACGTGGCGTTAGTGGAGGCCTACTACCGGGCGCAAGGCGTCTTCGGCGGCGTAGAGGGCGCGGAGTATAGCCAAGTGGTGGAGCTCGACCTCTCTGCCGTGGAACGCAACGTAGCAGGGCCAACGCTTCCGTGGCAGAGGAGGACTCTGGCCGAGGTTCCCAAGAGCTTCGCCGAGTTTCTACAGGAGAGGAAGAAGAGGGGACGGAAGGCCGTGGAGATAGAGATAGATGGGAAGAGGGTCTTGTTCGGAGATGGGGACGTGGTAATAGCCGCGATCACTAGCTGTACCAACACCAGCAACCCCTACCTCCTAGTGGCGGCTGGCCTCCTCGCCAAGAGGGCTGTGGAGCTTGGGCTAAGGCCTCCGCCGTATGTAAAAACCAGCTTTGCGCCTGGCTCGCGGGCCGCCGCCGAGATCCTCGAGAGGAGCGGGTTGCAGAAGTACTTAGACGAGCTGGGCTTCCACGTCGTGGCCTTTGGGTGTACCACCTGTATAGGCAACTCCGGCCCCTTGCCCGAGCCTGTGGCAAAGGCGATAAAGGAGCACGACATAATGGCCGCCGCAGTGTTATCTGGGAATAGGAACTTCGAGGCAAGGGTGCATCCCGACGTCCGCGCGGCGTATTTAGCCTCGCCTCCCCTCGTGGTGGCCTACGCCCTCGCTGGCACAGTCAACAAGAACTTAGACTCCGAGCCTCTCGCCAAGACGCCGGACGGCAAGCTGGTATATTTGAAGGACATTTGGCCCACTCCGCAGGAGGTGAATAGAGTCGTCGAAGAGTGGCTCGACCCCGCGATCTACGTGGAGAAGTATAGCAAAGTAGATGAGTATGTGCCAGAGTGGAAGGCCCTCGAGGCCCCCTCCGGCCTCCTCTATCCCTGGAGGGCGGACGACACATACATCCAGCCGTCGCCGCTGTTTGAGACAGAGGTCAAGCTCGAAGACATAAAAGGTGCCCGCCCGCTCCTCATCCTAGGGGACAGCATTACCACAGACCACATCTCGCCCGCTGGCGCCATTACTAAGGACAACCCAGCTGGGCAGTACCTACTATCGCTGGGGGTAAAGCCGTCGGAGTTTAACACCTTTGGCGCACGGCGCGGCAATTGGCAGGTAATGGTCAGGGGGACGTTCTCAAGCAAGGGGTATAGAAACAAGATCGGCAACTTGGAGGGCGGCCTGACGATAAAGTTCCCCGAGGGCAAGGTCATGACTGTCTATGAGGCGGCTGAGGCCTACAAGAAGGAGGGAACCCCCGTGATCATAATCGCTGGCAAAAACTACGGCGCTGGCTCTAGCAGAGACTGGGCGGCCAAGGGCCCCAAGCTGTTGGGAGTCAGAGCAGTCATAGCAGAGAGCTTTGAGCGCATCCACAGGTCCAACCTCACAATGGTCGGCATTGTGCCTATACAGCTCCCGCCCGGGGTCAAAGTAGACGACTTGGGCCTAGACGGATCTGAGACCTTTGACATACTAGGCCTCTCCGACCTGGCGCCGGGAAAGGAGGTCGTGATCAGGATACACAGGCGGGACGGACGCGTAGACGAGATAAAGGCGAGGGCCGCCGTCTACACGTGGGCAGAAGTCGAATACATTAAGCACGGGGGCATACTCCCCTACGTGTTGAAGAAGTTGCTAAGCCGGGCGTAG
- a CDS encoding UbiX family flavin prenyltransferase: MKVFVGITGASGVIYGIKVLELLRRADVEIHLSISRTAERVIRLETDYDVGYVKSLAHYVWDENDLTAPPASGSFGIDAVAIVPCSTKTLAAVAHGITHNLIVRAAEVGLKERKRVVLVVRESPLSLVHIKNMELATLAGAVVMPAAPGFYTRPKNLDELVTTFAGRVLDALGIRHDFTPRWRGANPP, from the coding sequence ATGAAGGTATTTGTCGGCATCACCGGCGCCTCTGGAGTCATATATGGGATAAAAGTTCTAGAGCTCCTCCGCCGCGCAGACGTCGAGATTCATCTCTCAATCTCGCGCACCGCGGAGAGGGTCATAAGGCTTGAGACAGACTACGACGTGGGGTATGTAAAATCGCTGGCCCACTACGTCTGGGACGAGAACGACCTCACGGCGCCCCCCGCCTCGGGTAGCTTTGGAATAGACGCGGTGGCAATAGTCCCCTGCTCTACCAAGACTCTCGCCGCAGTGGCCCACGGAATAACACACAACTTGATCGTCAGAGCGGCCGAGGTGGGGCTCAAGGAGAGGAAGAGGGTAGTTCTCGTGGTAAGGGAGAGCCCCCTCTCCCTAGTCCACATTAAGAACATGGAATTGGCCACGCTGGCCGGGGCAGTGGTAATGCCAGCGGCGCCCGGCTTTTACACAAGGCCCAAGAACTTGGACGAACTAGTGACAACCTTCGCCGGCAGAGTATTAGACGCACTAGGCATAAGACACGACTTTACTCCTAGGTGGAGAGGCGCCAACCCCCCATGA
- a CDS encoding phosphorylase family protein, with product MPYHIWAKEGDIAPLVIGVGDPGRAELFASLMEEAQLVNRNRFPVYTGWVGGRRVTVAVHGVGAPSAAIVLEELKMLGMERFVRIGTAGSFGDLPVGAVLVAAAASAYPGGVLGAYFPGALPPLAADPELTLRLAKALNAPVGYVVSSDAFYAEDPNFAEYWRHRGAMAVEMECAVAMALGWAKGFKTGCVLVVSNVVGRHEVVDLSQRFVEVFKRVAEVA from the coding sequence ATGCCTTACCACATTTGGGCAAAGGAAGGGGATATTGCGCCCCTCGTCATCGGCGTGGGGGATCCAGGGAGGGCTGAGCTCTTTGCCTCGCTGATGGAGGAGGCCCAGCTTGTGAATAGAAACAGGTTTCCCGTCTACACTGGCTGGGTTGGCGGAAGGCGTGTCACAGTAGCCGTACACGGCGTTGGCGCCCCCTCGGCGGCCATCGTCCTAGAGGAGCTAAAGATGTTGGGTATGGAGCGCTTTGTGAGAATCGGCACCGCTGGGTCCTTTGGTGACCTGCCCGTGGGCGCCGTGTTGGTGGCCGCGGCGGCTTCGGCGTACCCCGGCGGCGTCCTCGGCGCGTATTTCCCCGGCGCACTGCCGCCCCTGGCAGCCGACCCCGAGCTCACTCTGAGGCTCGCGAAGGCCCTCAATGCGCCAGTGGGGTACGTGGTCTCGAGTGACGCCTTCTACGCCGAGGATCCCAACTTCGCCGAGTATTGGAGACACAGAGGCGCCATGGCGGTGGAGATGGAGTGCGCCGTAGCCATGGCCCTCGGCTGGGCCAAGGGGTTTAAGACTGGCTGTGTCCTTGTGGTGTCCAACGTAGTGGGCAGGCACGAGGTCGTAGACTTGAGTCAGAGGTTCGTGGAAGTATTCAAGAGGGTGGCTGAGGTGGCCTAG
- a CDS encoding hydroxymethylglutaryl-CoA reductase: MLPPAVLRQLYVQGSLTNTPEGATFKLKNSLAPATVVGLEVSVDGQKVPSEKIYVIAGGQKRGVGELASSGQRFAVRDEVTILLAGVTLAPGAHRIDIRAKTKEWGDLAFDITDTVR, from the coding sequence ATGCTACCGCCTGCAGTACTAAGACAGCTGTATGTGCAAGGCAGTCTGACGAATACCCCGGAGGGGGCAACTTTTAAGCTGAAGAACTCGCTGGCCCCGGCGACGGTTGTTGGGCTCGAAGTGTCAGTGGACGGGCAAAAGGTGCCCAGCGAGAAGATCTACGTAATAGCCGGAGGACAGAAGAGGGGAGTTGGCGAGCTGGCTTCAAGCGGGCAGAGATTCGCCGTAAGAGACGAAGTAACCATTCTACTAGCGGGAGTGACTCTCGCCCCAGGCGCCCATCGTATTGACATAAGGGCTAAGACTAAGGAGTGGGGCGATTTGGCGTTCGACATCACTGACACGGTGAGATAG
- a CDS encoding coiled-coil domain-containing protein, whose amino-acid sequence MFRREDAGKKLDDVIKKLSDDVVALSARLEEAKNEVVAEVKSSSLDLKKSVEGLASLLSRVSRDLAEGAAQLSRTVAQLNASSEKLAELSALAERLSASAKAVTDATNQFISLAEKLEDVAAKVGGLAEQLNALKAQSEQIRSVASAMLELMKDFNAKMQEYENKMRQFAYKESELKTREEALRRREGELALMLENLKKTAELSDPVKSALEEAKKALALLAARQQEVAQKEEELRALREELLRKEFELKKAEQELLVKQRQLSEQEERAKALLAQAAEVEKRLAELAQKEQELAELQKALEKRRAELEELVAKYKVFEDAVAKKQEELRRLEEAVRAKEVELLDNLGRFAKRLIEEEQRLNEMERRVVEQEREVLAFYRSLLLREAMLAQLKAQLEECKNKLEKGE is encoded by the coding sequence ATGTTTAGGCGGGAGGACGCTGGGAAGAAGCTCGACGATGTTATAAAGAAGCTTTCAGACGACGTTGTCGCACTTTCGGCTCGGCTGGAGGAGGCGAAGAACGAGGTGGTGGCAGAGGTTAAGTCCAGCTCGCTTGATTTGAAGAAGTCTGTGGAGGGACTCGCATCGCTCCTCAGCCGCGTGTCGAGGGACTTGGCGGAGGGGGCGGCCCAGCTCAGCAGAACCGTCGCCCAGCTCAACGCCTCCTCTGAAAAACTTGCGGAGCTTTCGGCGCTGGCGGAGCGGCTCTCCGCCTCGGCGAAGGCTGTCACAGATGCCACTAACCAGTTCATTTCTCTCGCCGAAAAGCTTGAGGACGTGGCCGCCAAGGTGGGGGGCTTGGCCGAGCAGCTCAACGCCTTGAAGGCCCAGAGTGAGCAGATCAGAAGCGTGGCTTCGGCAATGTTGGAGCTGATGAAGGACTTCAACGCCAAGATGCAGGAGTATGAGAACAAGATGCGTCAGTTTGCGTATAAGGAGTCTGAGCTTAAGACGAGAGAGGAGGCTCTGCGGAGGAGGGAGGGCGAGCTTGCGCTTATGTTGGAAAACTTGAAAAAGACGGCGGAGCTCTCAGACCCCGTAAAGTCGGCCCTTGAGGAGGCCAAGAAGGCCTTGGCGCTGTTGGCCGCAAGGCAACAGGAGGTGGCGCAGAAGGAGGAGGAGCTGAGGGCGTTGAGAGAGGAGCTTTTGAGAAAGGAGTTTGAGCTAAAGAAGGCTGAGCAAGAGTTGCTGGTGAAGCAGAGGCAGTTGTCGGAGCAGGAGGAGAGGGCCAAGGCCCTCCTCGCGCAGGCGGCTGAGGTGGAGAAGCGGCTGGCCGAGCTTGCTCAGAAGGAGCAGGAGCTCGCCGAGTTGCAGAAGGCCCTTGAGAAGAGGAGGGCCGAGCTCGAGGAGCTTGTAGCCAAGTACAAGGTGTTTGAAGACGCCGTGGCGAAGAAGCAGGAGGAGCTGAGGAGGCTGGAGGAGGCCGTGAGGGCCAAGGAGGTAGAGCTGTTGGACAACTTGGGCAGATTTGCCAAGAGGCTGATAGAGGAGGAGCAGAGGCTCAACGAGATGGAGAGGCGCGTCGTGGAGCAGGAGAGAGAGGTGTTGGCGTTTTACCGTAGCCTCTTGCTGAGAGAGGCTATGTTGGCGCAGCTAAAGGCGCAACTTGAGGAGTGTAAAAACAAGCTAGAGAAAGGGGAATAA
- a CDS encoding acyltransferase yields MGFISPKAKINARYVSPDAYIYGPTAVGEDSYIDAAVVGYPSRAKLLTFKPPDEVSNGARIGRGVIVRSGVVIYEDVEIGDGVEFGHNVLVRELTKIGSRVRIGTQTIIERDVKIGDGAWIQSLVYIPNGTVIEEDVFIGPNAVITNDKYPPSRRLAPVVIRRGAVIGANATLVAGIEVGEGAVVAAGAVVTRDVPPGTVVAGVPARVIGKAEEYLKKKSVYEGVT; encoded by the coding sequence ATGGGGTTCATATCCCCCAAGGCGAAGATTAACGCGAGGTACGTGTCGCCAGACGCCTACATCTACGGCCCCACGGCGGTGGGCGAGGACTCGTACATCGACGCGGCGGTGGTCGGCTACCCCTCGAGGGCCAAGCTCCTGACCTTCAAGCCGCCCGACGAAGTGAGTAACGGCGCGAGGATAGGCAGAGGAGTTATCGTAAGAAGCGGCGTGGTGATATACGAGGACGTGGAAATCGGAGACGGCGTGGAGTTCGGCCACAACGTGTTAGTCAGAGAGTTGACCAAGATTGGAAGCCGCGTGAGAATCGGCACACAGACCATAATAGAGCGCGACGTGAAAATCGGCGACGGCGCCTGGATACAGTCCTTGGTGTATATACCCAACGGCACAGTAATAGAGGAAGACGTATTCATAGGCCCCAACGCTGTTATAACAAACGACAAGTATCCCCCTAGCAGGAGACTTGCACCAGTGGTTATTAGAAGAGGCGCCGTCATAGGCGCCAACGCCACATTGGTAGCCGGCATTGAAGTGGGGGAAGGCGCGGTGGTGGCGGCAGGCGCCGTGGTGACTAGAGACGTGCCGCCGGGCACCGTCGTAGCCGGAGTGCCAGCGAGAGTGATAGGCAAAGCAGAGGAGTACCTCAAGAAAAAGTCTGTATACGAAGGCGTCACATAA
- a CDS encoding M42 family metallopeptidase: MELETLTKALGVSGFEDEVRRVITGVVKEAEVDEFGNVVAKGRSKVAFVAHMDEVGLLVTSVEEDGRLKFRKVGGVDDRILPGTAVVLYNESTRVEGVIGVAPPHFQQQQQQVTWQDLYIDVGASSRQEVEAMGIGPMTPAAFARRYAEVGRYVSATALDDRAGCWVLLEAYRKGVEATYVWTVQEEVGLLGARALSRSLEGRAVIVVDTMACCHPNWTGSVKPGQGPVLRLFDSYGAYNNKLAKRVLEVAKRRGIPIQVGSGGGGTDAAAFFMAGVPAVAIGILTKYSHSPVEMAHRDDLKYAVELIAALAEELF, translated from the coding sequence ATGGAGTTGGAAACTTTGACTAAGGCGCTGGGCGTGTCTGGGTTTGAGGATGAGGTTAGGCGCGTTATAACTGGCGTAGTTAAGGAGGCGGAGGTGGACGAGTTTGGCAACGTGGTGGCTAAGGGGCGTTCTAAGGTGGCGTTTGTGGCTCACATGGACGAGGTGGGGCTCCTCGTCACGTCTGTCGAAGAGGATGGTAGGCTGAAGTTTAGAAAGGTGGGGGGCGTTGACGACAGAATTCTCCCAGGCACCGCCGTCGTCTTATACAACGAGTCCACGCGCGTCGAGGGGGTCATAGGCGTGGCGCCGCCCCACTTTCAGCAACAGCAACAGCAGGTGACGTGGCAAGACCTCTACATCGACGTGGGGGCCTCCAGTAGGCAAGAGGTGGAGGCCATGGGGATAGGCCCCATGACACCTGCCGCGTTTGCCAGGAGGTATGCTGAGGTGGGGCGCTACGTGTCTGCCACAGCACTCGACGACAGAGCTGGCTGCTGGGTTCTGCTGGAGGCGTATAGAAAGGGCGTAGAGGCTACTTACGTGTGGACTGTGCAAGAGGAGGTGGGGCTGTTGGGGGCCCGCGCTCTCTCTAGGAGCTTGGAGGGGCGGGCGGTAATAGTAGTAGACACCATGGCATGTTGCCACCCCAATTGGACAGGGAGCGTGAAGCCAGGGCAGGGGCCAGTCCTCCGCCTTTTCGACAGCTACGGCGCGTATAACAACAAGCTGGCTAAGAGGGTTCTCGAGGTGGCCAAGAGGAGGGGGATACCGATTCAGGTGGGCTCAGGCGGCGGGGGCACCGACGCCGCGGCCTTTTTCATGGCCGGCGTGCCGGCTGTGGCAATTGGGATATTGACCAAGTACTCCCACTCGCCTGTGGAGATGGCCCACAGGGACGACTTGAAATACGCAGTGGAGCTCATTGCGGCGCTTGCCGAGGAACTGTTTTAA
- a CDS encoding Lrp/AsnC family transcriptional regulator, whose protein sequence is MVEAFVFINTEIGAEDEVMEALIKLPEVKEAMIVYGPYDVVVRISADTAENLRKLISEKIRRMPKIKSTTTLVIAKSIVK, encoded by the coding sequence ATGGTCGAGGCGTTTGTGTTCATAAACACTGAGATTGGCGCAGAGGACGAGGTTATGGAGGCGTTGATAAAGTTGCCCGAGGTGAAGGAGGCTATGATAGTGTACGGCCCCTACGATGTCGTCGTTAGGATCTCCGCAGATACGGCCGAGAATTTGAGGAAGCTCATCAGCGAGAAGATTAGGAGGATGCCAAAGATTAAGAGCACTACTACCTTGGTTATAGCCAAGTCAATTGTAAAATAG